A stretch of DNA from Acidobacteriota bacterium:
ACCCCTCCGGGGTTTCCCACCCTTCCCACAGTCCCTGCTGCGGTCAGAAGGCACCGCGTTTCGGATTGATTTTTACATGAGGCAACAAATACCATTTTGGGAAGATTCTTACGTGAGGCAACAGGGTGAGTGAGGGCGCGGACCTCGTGGGGTCCCTGCCTCGCAGTTCTCACGGAATGAAAAAAGGACGGGCCATGCGGCCCGCCCCGTCTGGATCGGAGGCGCGAAGCCGGGGGTTCTCCCCCCGGCTTCGGCCACCCCCTCGCGCTCCCTTTTTCTTCTCTTCTCGGGTGGCCCTTTTCGGGTATCCCTGTTTCTCTCTCCGTCTCCGCCTCACCCGCTCCGGCGGCCTACCGGCCCGCCTGGTAACAGGAGAGGGCGGCCATGTTGACGATCTCGCGGACGTCGGAGTTGAGGGAGACGACGTTGATGGGCTGTTTAAGGCCGAAGAGCAGGGGCCCGATGACCTCCCGCTGGCCGCCGATGTAGCCCACGAGCTTGTAGGCGATGTTGCCGCTCTGCAGGTCGGGGCAGATGAGGACGTTGGCGTCGCCCTGGATCTTGCTGTGGGGGAAGTTCTCGCGGGCGAAGTCGGGCAGGACGGCCACGTCGCCGTGCATCTCGCCGTCCACGACGAGGTCGGGGCGCTCCTGGTGGAGGAGGGCCACCGCCTCGCGCACCTTGCGGGCCTTGGGGTGGTCGTTGTCGCCGAAGTTGGAGAAGGCCAGCATGGCGATGCGGGGTTCGAGGTTGAAGTGGCGGGCCAGTTCCGCGGCCTGGACGGCGATGTCGGCCAGTTCCCGGGCGTCGGGCTCGATGTGGACGGTGGTGTCGGCGAAGATGAAAACCTTGCTGCCCACGAGGACCACATGCATGCCCACGGCGCGCCGGACGCCTTCCTTGAGTTCGGCCAGGGGCAGGACGACGCGGATCGTGTCCACGTAGGAGCGCTCGATCCCCGCCACCATGCCGTCGGCCTTGCCCGTGCGGAGCATCATCAGGGCGTAGTAGAGGGCCTTCTTGACGAGGGTCCGGGCCTTCTTGGGGGTGAAGCCCTTGCGGGACCGCAAAGCGTAAAGCTCGTTCGCGAAGGCTTCGGCGTCGGGGGCGGTCTCCGGGTCCACGATGGTCACGTTCTTCGGGTCGAGCCCCACGCGCTGGGCGGCGGCCTCGATGGTCTCCCTCTTGCCGAGGAGGATGGGCAGGCCCAGGCCCTCGTCGGCAAGGAGGCGCGCGGCCTCGATGATCTTGGGGTTCTCGCCCTCGGGGAAGACCACGCGCTTCTTCTCCTTGCGCGCCGTGGCGCGGATGGTGCGCATGACCTCCTGGCTCTTGCTGGTCATGGCCTCCAGGCGGGCGCGGTACGCGTCCCAGTCGGTGATGGGTTTCTGGGCCACGCCCGTCTCGCAGGCGGCCTTGGCCACGGCGGGGGCCTCCCAGTAGAGGACGCGCGGGTCGAAGGGCTTGGGGATGATGTACTCGGGGCCGAACTCGAATTTCTGTCCGCCGTAGGCCGCGCAGACGTTCTCGGGCACGGGCTCCTTGGCGAGGGTGGCCAGGGCCTTGGCGGCGGCCATCTTCATCTCTTCGTTGATGGCGGTGGCGCGCACGTCGAGGGCGCCGCGGAAGATGAAGGGGAAGCCGAGGACGTTGTTCACCTGGTTCGGGTAGTCCGAGCGCCCCGTGGCCATGATCACGTCGGCCCGGGCGGCCTTGGCGTCCTCGTAGGCGATCTCCGGATCGGGGTTGGCCATGGCGAAAACGATGGGGTTCTTGGCCATGGAGCGGACCATGTCCTGCGTGACGAGCCCCTTGACGGAGCAGCCGAGGAAGACGTCGGCGCCCTTCATGGCCTCGGCCAGGGTCCGGAGCTTCGTGTCCTGGGCGAAGTGCTCCTTGTAGGGGTTCATCCCCTCCTTGCGCCCCTTGAAGACGACGCCCTTCGTGTCCACGAGGAGGAAGTTGGCGTTGGGCACTCCGAGCTGTTCGTAGAACTTGGCGCAGGCGATGGCCGAAGCGCCGGCGCCCGATACGACGACGCGCACGTCCTTGATGCTCTTGCCGGCGATCTCGAGGGCGTTGAGGAGGGCGGCGCCGGAGATGATGGCGGTGCCGTGCTGGTCGTCGTGGAAGACCGGGATCTTCATGGTCTTCTTGAGGGTTTCCTCGATGTAGAAGCACTCGGGGGCCTTGATGTCCTCCAGGTTGATGCCGCCGAAGGTGGGCTCGAGGAGCTGGGCGACCTTGATGACCTCGTCGGGGTCGTGGGTGTCCAGGTTGATGTCGAAGACGTCCACGTGGGCGAATCGCTTGAAGAGGACGCCCTTGCCTTCCATGACGGGTTTGCCGGCCAGGGCGCCGATGTCACCCAGGCCCAGGACGGCGGTTCCGTTGGAGAGGACCGCCACGAGGTTGCCCTTGTTGGTGTATTTGTAGGCGTCCTCGGGGTTCTTCTCGATGGCCAGGCAAGGAATCGCCACGCCGGGCGAGTAGGCGAGGGAGAGGTCCCGGGCCGTGAGGCAGGGCTTGGTGGGCACCACCTCGGTCTTGCCCGGGCGTCCTACGGAGTGGTAGTCAAGGGCATCCTGTTCACGAATGGCCATGTCATCCTCCCGTGGCGCCGCCGCGGTCTCCCGCCGGGGGCGCCCGCACACGGTTCCGGCGGGCGCTTCTCTCCTCCGCCGGATGGTTCCCATTTCATGGCATCACCGGTCCGGTGATGGGCCTCTTGCGATGGCCCGGCCGCGTAAGGGCCGGACGCCCCGCCCCCAAATTCGGTGCGCAGGGTCCCTCTGAGTATACCACCGGAGGCCCGGATCGGCGCCCGCACTGGAGCCCCATCCCCTTCTCGGTGCGCCAATTCCCCCCAGAAGGCCGAATTCCGCGATGGAAAGGTGGCGCATTCGGGGCACCCTCGAAAGGCATCCCGCCGGGGCGTCTTGGAACCACGACCCGCGCCGCCCCCCACAGGGCCCCCTGGGAGGCAGGGCTGATTGTGGACATGGAGGTGACCCGCCCGGAGGGCGGACCGAGGGAAAGGGACGCGAGGAGAAAGGTATTCCTTTCGACGCGCGGACCCGTCCTCGGGGGGAGGGGCCGAAGGCGCCGGGCCGCATGGGCCAAGGGTATCCGGGACAGGGAATGAGGAGGAAGTGAACGTGAAAAGGGAAACGAATCAGCGGGTTTCCCGGGGCGGCTCTGTGCATCGGCCGACCGACCGAAGGGAGGGAGGCGCGTCCCGACGCCGATGGGCCTAGTGCAAGGAAGGCGAGCGGGACAGGACCGAGGCGTACTGGATGTACGTGGAGCGTCCCAGACCGAAAAGCCTGACGCCGCAATAGGGCCGTTGCCGTCGGCGCCCTCTGGGGGGTGGGG
This window harbors:
- a CDS encoding NADP-dependent malic enzyme, with the protein product MAIREQDALDYHSVGRPGKTEVVPTKPCLTARDLSLAYSPGVAIPCLAIEKNPEDAYKYTNKGNLVAVLSNGTAVLGLGDIGALAGKPVMEGKGVLFKRFAHVDVFDINLDTHDPDEVIKVAQLLEPTFGGINLEDIKAPECFYIEETLKKTMKIPVFHDDQHGTAIISGAALLNALEIAGKSIKDVRVVVSGAGASAIACAKFYEQLGVPNANFLLVDTKGVVFKGRKEGMNPYKEHFAQDTKLRTLAEAMKGADVFLGCSVKGLVTQDMVRSMAKNPIVFAMANPDPEIAYEDAKAARADVIMATGRSDYPNQVNNVLGFPFIFRGALDVRATAINEEMKMAAAKALATLAKEPVPENVCAAYGGQKFEFGPEYIIPKPFDPRVLYWEAPAVAKAACETGVAQKPITDWDAYRARLEAMTSKSQEVMRTIRATARKEKKRVVFPEGENPKIIEAARLLADEGLGLPILLGKRETIEAAAQRVGLDPKNVTIVDPETAPDAEAFANELYALRSRKGFTPKKARTLVKKALYYALMMLRTGKADGMVAGIERSYVDTIRVVLPLAELKEGVRRAVGMHVVLVGSKVFIFADTTVHIEPDARELADIAVQAAELARHFNLEPRIAMLAFSNFGDNDHPKARKVREAVALLHQERPDLVVDGEMHGDVAVLPDFARENFPHSKIQGDANVLICPDLQSGNIAYKLVGYIGGQREVIGPLLFGLKQPINVVSLNSDVREIVNMAALSCYQAGR